Proteins found in one Amycolatopsis umgeniensis genomic segment:
- a CDS encoding transglycosylase domain-containing protein → MNDDPHGGWPGQDPDPARRPQRPAGPPRRPAGGPPPGYGQRQGPGSQGPGQAPWQRQGSPQQQPPPQQPQQPRRSQRPPVAPQHEPDLITHHEHNGTEHRYEADRGYDDQYDDEQYAPETDENGKPILTPAQRKKRRWRRIRRVVLALFCLFVVIPAIAFVITYFAVDVPSPQAIAATQGQAVTYYYADNTEMGKDVPKGGNRQILTPEQIPDIVKKAVIATEDASFETNSGFDIGGILRAVYNQVTAGKGGGSTISQQYIKVASGDDESSLTRKWTELAKSFKMNQTYEKKDIISAYLNIIYFGRGAYGIESAAQAFFAKPAGELNASEAALLAGLIQQPGRSENPKVANERWTVALNRMVQNGFLSAADRANLQFPTPVPQTDKEQAGVVNPFIRDKIKDELAANGITGDVYYTGGYKVYTTIDPKAQAAAEQAVADGMKGQTDENLLNALVAIDPKTGGVKAYYGGPSIVKGPNGQDQKGRDWANTPQNPGSSMKPFDLTAYMQMGKGGINSTFDGSNNRQFGKQTIRNAGPGSSCSAQCTVSEAMQRSANTVFYDMVVNVTKPGPVAQAAKDAGIKPAPEGASELFADNNIALGGGKTAVSPEDMAASYATFAGDGQRRTRHFVTKVTNSQDEAAYSAPEEAKPAFSDDSDKSKQIAGNVTESLKGVIPFSKLKCPNNHECAGKTGTQQHTYRQGEPASAKDSNSQTWMVGYTPSISAAVWVGGDGDKALKGKNGKAIFGSTIAGPIWQKFLSLYLNGKPGERFDKVKIIGGDDSNTIPSTQTPPEGDEDSNETGTPSTGPSTGSSSSRNEEDPPSSSKNPPSSSENNGEEGNGNGPGRGGGRGDNG, encoded by the coding sequence GTGAACGACGATCCCCACGGCGGATGGCCAGGTCAGGACCCTGACCCCGCCCGTCGTCCGCAACGCCCGGCCGGACCGCCCCGCCGCCCCGCCGGAGGACCGCCTCCGGGCTACGGGCAGCGGCAGGGTCCCGGTTCGCAGGGTCCGGGGCAGGCGCCGTGGCAGCGGCAGGGTTCTCCCCAGCAGCAGCCGCCGCCCCAGCAGCCCCAGCAGCCGCGGCGTTCGCAGCGGCCGCCGGTCGCGCCGCAGCACGAGCCGGACCTCATCACGCACCACGAGCACAACGGCACGGAGCACCGGTACGAAGCCGACCGCGGCTACGACGACCAGTACGACGATGAGCAGTACGCCCCGGAGACCGACGAGAACGGGAAACCGATCCTCACCCCGGCGCAGCGCAAGAAGCGCCGGTGGAGACGAATCCGGCGGGTGGTGCTCGCCCTGTTCTGCCTTTTCGTCGTCATCCCGGCGATCGCGTTCGTGATCACCTACTTCGCCGTCGACGTCCCGTCGCCGCAGGCGATCGCGGCCACGCAGGGCCAGGCGGTGACCTACTACTACGCCGACAACACCGAGATGGGCAAGGACGTGCCCAAGGGTGGCAACCGGCAGATCCTGACGCCGGAGCAGATCCCCGACATCGTCAAGAAGGCCGTCATCGCCACCGAGGACGCCTCGTTCGAGACGAACTCCGGCTTCGACATCGGCGGCATCCTGCGCGCGGTCTACAACCAGGTGACCGCGGGCAAGGGCGGTGGTTCGACCATCTCCCAGCAGTACATCAAGGTCGCCAGCGGGGACGACGAATCGTCGCTCACCCGTAAATGGACCGAGCTCGCCAAATCCTTCAAGATGAACCAGACGTACGAGAAAAAGGACATCATCTCGGCGTACCTGAACATCATCTACTTCGGACGCGGCGCGTACGGCATCGAGTCGGCCGCTCAGGCGTTCTTCGCCAAGCCCGCGGGCGAGCTGAACGCCTCCGAAGCCGCGCTCCTCGCGGGTCTCATCCAGCAGCCAGGCCGCTCAGAGAACCCGAAGGTCGCGAACGAACGCTGGACGGTCGCACTGAACCGCATGGTGCAGAACGGTTTCCTCTCCGCCGCGGATCGCGCGAACCTCCAGTTCCCGACGCCGGTGCCGCAGACCGACAAGGAACAGGCCGGGGTGGTGAACCCGTTCATCCGCGACAAGATCAAAGACGAACTGGCCGCGAACGGCATCACCGGCGACGTCTATTACACGGGCGGCTACAAGGTCTACACGACCATCGACCCGAAGGCGCAGGCCGCGGCCGAGCAGGCGGTCGCCGACGGGATGAAGGGCCAGACCGACGAGAACCTGCTCAACGCGCTCGTCGCGATCGACCCCAAGACCGGCGGCGTGAAGGCGTACTACGGTGGCCCGTCCATCGTGAAGGGGCCCAACGGCCAAGACCAGAAGGGCCGGGACTGGGCGAACACTCCGCAGAACCCCGGGTCTTCGATGAAGCCGTTCGACCTCACCGCGTACATGCAGATGGGCAAGGGCGGCATCAACTCGACGTTCGACGGGTCCAACAACCGGCAGTTCGGGAAGCAGACGATCCGGAACGCCGGTCCCGGCAGCTCGTGTTCGGCGCAGTGCACGGTGTCCGAGGCGATGCAGCGGTCGGCGAACACGGTGTTCTACGACATGGTCGTGAACGTGACCAAACCCGGGCCGGTGGCACAGGCCGCCAAGGACGCCGGGATCAAACCCGCCCCCGAAGGCGCCTCGGAACTGTTCGCCGACAACAACATCGCGCTCGGCGGTGGCAAGACGGCCGTCAGCCCGGAGGACATGGCCGCCTCGTACGCGACCTTCGCGGGCGATGGCCAGCGCCGGACCAGGCATTTCGTCACCAAGGTGACCAACTCGCAGGACGAGGCCGCATACTCGGCTCCGGAAGAGGCGAAGCCGGCTTTCTCCGACGACTCCGACAAGAGCAAGCAGATCGCGGGCAACGTCACCGAGTCGCTCAAGGGTGTCATCCCGTTCTCGAAGCTCAAGTGCCCCAACAACCACGAGTGCGCCGGCAAGACCGGAACCCAGCAGCACACCTACCGGCAGGGTGAGCCGGCGTCGGCGAAGGACTCCAACTCGCAGACCTGGATGGTCGGCTACACGCCGTCGATCTCGGCCGCGGTGTGGGTCGGCGGCGACGGCGACAAGGCGCTGAAGGGCAAGAACGGCAAGGCGATCTTCGGTTCGACGATCGCCGGGCCGATCTGGCAGAAGTTCCTCTCGCTCTACCTGAACGGCAAGCCGGGGGAGCGCTTCGACAAGGTCAAGATCATCGGCGGGGACGACAGCAACACGATCCCGTCGACGCAGACCCCGCCGGAAGGGGACGAGGACTCGAACGAGACCGGCACTCCGTCGACCGGCCCGTCGACGGGTTCGTCGTCCTCGCGGAATGAGGAAGACCCGCCGTCGAGCTCGAAGAACCCGCCTTCCTCCAGCGAGAACAACGGGGAAGAGGGGAACGGCAACGGTCCCGGCCGCGGTGGCGGCAGAGGCGACAACGGCTAG
- a CDS encoding Gfo/Idh/MocA family oxidoreductase, which produces MADLRVGIFGYGIGGRVFHAPLISATPGLTPAAIVTSNPDRVGQASADYPAADVLPDADALFAKADELDLVVVSTPNRTHVPLALRAIEAGLPVVVDKPFAPTAAEAAKVVEAAEANGVGLTVFQNRRFDSDFLTVRKLLDAGRLGDVFRFESRYDRWVPKPRDNWREFGDPAEAGGLLYDLGAHIVDQALQLFGPVSEVYAEVDKRRAGVSVDDDVFVALRHTNGVRSHLWASALAGTRNPRFRVLGDKATFTKYGLDVQEPQIKDGLRPGDPGWAVEPPSDAGKLGVNDDVETVPTEVGRYEDFYAQVRDALLGKGGFPVDPASAVEALRVIEAAHLSGAERRVVIL; this is translated from the coding sequence ATGGCTGACTTGCGAGTGGGGATCTTCGGATACGGCATCGGCGGGCGCGTCTTCCACGCCCCGCTGATCAGCGCGACGCCGGGGCTGACCCCGGCCGCCATCGTCACCTCGAACCCGGACAGGGTCGGGCAGGCCAGCGCCGATTATCCGGCCGCCGACGTGCTGCCGGACGCGGACGCGTTGTTCGCGAAGGCCGACGAGCTGGACCTGGTCGTCGTCAGCACGCCGAACCGCACGCACGTCCCGCTCGCGCTTCGGGCGATCGAGGCAGGCCTGCCCGTCGTCGTCGACAAGCCCTTCGCGCCGACAGCGGCCGAGGCGGCGAAGGTCGTCGAGGCCGCTGAGGCCAACGGCGTCGGACTGACGGTGTTCCAGAACCGCCGGTTCGACTCGGACTTCCTCACCGTCCGGAAGCTCCTCGACGCGGGCCGCCTCGGCGACGTCTTCCGCTTCGAGTCGCGCTACGACCGTTGGGTGCCGAAGCCGCGGGACAACTGGCGCGAGTTCGGAGACCCCGCCGAGGCGGGCGGGCTGCTCTACGACCTCGGCGCGCACATCGTCGATCAGGCGCTGCAGCTGTTCGGCCCGGTCTCCGAGGTCTACGCGGAGGTCGACAAGCGCCGCGCCGGGGTGTCCGTCGACGACGACGTCTTCGTCGCCCTCCGGCACACCAACGGCGTGCGCTCGCATCTCTGGGCGTCCGCGCTGGCGGGGACCCGGAACCCGCGGTTCCGCGTGCTCGGCGACAAGGCGACTTTCACCAAGTACGGCCTCGACGTCCAAGAGCCGCAGATCAAGGACGGCCTGCGGCCCGGCGACCCCGGCTGGGCGGTGGAACCGCCGTCGGACGCCGGAAAGCTCGGCGTGAACGACGACGTCGAGACGGTGCCCACCGAGGTCGGCCGCTACGAGGACTTCTACGCGCAGGTGCGCGACGCGCTCCTCGGCAAAGGCGGGTTCCCTGTCGATCCCGCCTCCGCCGTCGAGGCGCTCCGGGTCATCGAAGCCGCCCACCTCTCGGGTGCCGAAAGGCGCGTCGTCATCCTCTGA
- a CDS encoding ROK family transcriptional regulator, with the protein MPETGVNLRGLRQHNRALLLAHILRAGGLSRVELAERTRLTQQAVSKIVPELLEAGLLDEERQPASGVGKPRTLLRIRAGARHALGAQLDRDSFRVVRTDLAGKVVASESGPLSPGFTPDQAVSTLGEATEALLEGVERERVLGLGVGTVGPLDHLEGVVRDATNMPGWHHVPLRDLLAKRTGLPVRLDKNTNAAAFAQHWPEGDQAATAVVLVGTGIGVGLLIDGRLYRGPRTNAGEFGHTTLAYDGPRCACGRRGCVEVLHNAAATTKEAAGLLGIGLADLVQVLDLERVVLTGRSVRAEPEVYRDTVAARLRELLPLPHWQRIQVDLDEMGDDVVAFGAAAEVLAGFYDGGDITGGHPDRR; encoded by the coding sequence ATGCCGGAGACCGGGGTCAATCTGCGCGGCCTGCGCCAGCACAATCGGGCGCTGCTGCTCGCGCACATCCTGCGCGCGGGCGGTCTCAGCCGCGTCGAGCTCGCCGAACGCACCCGGCTCACTCAGCAGGCTGTCTCGAAGATCGTCCCCGAACTGCTCGAGGCCGGCCTGCTGGACGAGGAACGCCAGCCCGCGTCCGGGGTCGGCAAGCCGCGCACGCTGCTGCGTATTCGCGCGGGCGCCCGGCACGCGCTCGGCGCGCAGCTCGACCGGGACTCCTTCCGGGTGGTCAGGACCGATCTCGCCGGGAAGGTCGTCGCGTCGGAGAGCGGCCCGCTGTCTCCGGGATTCACTCCTGACCAGGCCGTTTCCACCCTCGGCGAAGCGACGGAAGCGCTGCTCGAGGGTGTCGAGCGGGAACGTGTCCTCGGCCTCGGTGTCGGCACCGTCGGACCGCTCGACCACCTCGAAGGAGTGGTCCGGGACGCCACGAACATGCCGGGCTGGCACCACGTCCCCCTGCGCGACCTGCTCGCGAAACGCACCGGGCTGCCCGTGCGGCTCGACAAGAACACCAACGCCGCGGCCTTCGCCCAGCACTGGCCGGAGGGCGACCAGGCCGCGACGGCCGTCGTGCTCGTCGGCACCGGGATCGGGGTCGGCCTGCTGATCGACGGCAGGCTGTACCGCGGGCCGCGCACCAACGCGGGTGAGTTCGGGCATACGACGCTCGCCTACGACGGGCCGCGCTGCGCGTGCGGGCGCCGCGGCTGCGTCGAGGTGCTGCACAACGCGGCGGCGACCACGAAGGAGGCGGCCGGACTGCTGGGGATCGGGCTCGCCGACCTCGTCCAGGTCCTCGACCTCGAACGCGTCGTGCTGACCGGGCGTTCGGTCCGCGCGGAGCCCGAGGTGTACCGCGACACGGTCGCCGCGCGGTTGCGGGAACTGCTGCCTTTGCCGCACTGGCAACGAATCCAGGTCGATCTCGACGAGATGGGCGACGATGTCGTGGCGTTCGGCGCGGCGGCCGAGGTGCTCGCCGGGTTCTACGACGGAGGCGATATCACCGGGGGTCACCCGGATAGGCGCTAA